A portion of the Mustela erminea isolate mMusErm1 chromosome 19, mMusErm1.Pri, whole genome shotgun sequence genome contains these proteins:
- the ZNF276 gene encoding zinc finger protein 276 isoform X3, translating to MKRDRLGRFLSPGAAGPRGGSGGGSGSGRTRGRPSRSGPSVDEAAALVAARLGWGLARARGDPGEDGADEAGTGRALAMGHCRLCHGKFSSRSLRSISGRSPGESSDRPPPGERVFIRDFQHLLGVAVHQDPALSQFVCKNCHAQFYQCHGLLKSFLQRVNVSPTGPRKTGTKVGAKPPPGAEEGACLVDLITSSPQGLRDLVAWVHGHAASCGALPNLQRTLSSEYCGVIQAVWGCDQGHDYTMDADSSCGALLLDSALAVKWTWDKEMAPWLTQHRGSNPTGAAPQSSQGRATTAPAETETLPSTDMAHPSSDVNPVGPGLGPSPRPSFPSSGAPGRLGEKQVPSSTSDDRVKDEFSDLSEGDILSEDENDKKQNAQSSDESFEPYAEKKVPAGASTLHFLLLPCRGPWRLGPSPAVALRSASGTDFYTTSLSRCLCGLVWTFPFRGSLAKRVKAKKPRSLKNQEFGRNPAPSQAGRTSRAVRGRSCPPSTSALTRAARLCTEGPTA from the exons ATGAAGCGGGACCGGCTCGGTCGCTTCCTGTCTCCGGGGGCGGCGGGGCCGCGCGGGGGCTCCGgaggcggcagcggcagcggccgGACCCGAGGCCGCCCGTCCCGCAGCGGGCCGAGCGTGGACGAGGCCGCGGCCTTGGTGGCGGCGcggctgggctggggcctggcGCGGGCCCGCGGGGACCCGGGCGAAGACGGCGCCGACGAGGCAG GAACAGGCCGGGCTCTTGCCATGGGCCACTGTCGCCTCTGCCATGGGAAGTTCTCCTCGCGGAGTCTCCGCAGCATTTCTGGCAGGTCCCCTGGGGAGAGCTCAGACAGACCCCCCCCAGGGGAACGAGTTTTCATCAGGGACTTCCAGCATCTGCTGGGGGTGGCCGTCCACCAGGACCCAGCTCTGTCTCAGTTTGTCTGCAAGAACTGCCACGCCCAGTTCTACCAGTGCCACGGCCTCCTCAAGTCCTTCTTGCAGAGAGTCAACGTCTCCCCGACAGGCCCCCGGAAGACTGGCACGAA GGTTGGTGCCAAGCCCCCaccaggggcagaggagggagcgtGTTTGG TGGACCTGATCACTTCGAGCCCCCAGGGCCTGCGCGACTTGGTGGCATGGGTGCATGGACACGCAGCCAGCTGTGGGGCCCTGCCTAACCTCCAGAGGACGTTGTCCTCCGAGTACTGCGGTGTCATCCAAGCTGTTTGGGGCTGTGACCAGGGCCACGACTATACCATGGATGCCGACTCCAGCTGCGGGGCCCTCTTGCTGGACAGTGCATTGGCAGTCAAGTGGACATGGGACAAGGAGATGGCCCCGTGGCTGACCCAGCATCGGGGGTCCAACCCCACTGGGGCTGCCCCTCAGAGTTCCCAGGGCAGAGCAACCACAGCTCCAGCTGAGACCGAGACGCTGCCCAGCACCGACATGGCCCATCCTTCTTCAGATGTCAACCCCGTAGGGCCTGGGCTGGGCCCCTCACCTCGGCCAAGTTTCCCCTCAAGTGGGGCCCCAG GGCGGTTGGGTGAGAAGCAGGTTCCATCTTCAACCTCGGATGATCGGGTAAAAGACGAGTTCAGTGACCTTTCTGAGGG GGACATCCTGAGTGAAGATGAAAATGACAAGAAGCAGAATGCCCAGTCCTCCGACGAATCCTTCGAGCCTTACGCAGAAAAGAA GGTTCCTGCAGGAGCCTCTACCCTGCACTTCCTTCTGCTGCCCTGCCGAGGCCCTTGGAGACTCGGACCCAGCCCTGCAGTTGCTCTCAGATCTGCCTCTGGCACGGATTTCTACACCACTTCCCTGTCCCGGTGCCTCTGTGGCCTTGTCTGGACCTTCCCTTTTCGGG GGTCTCTGGCAAAAAGAGTGAAAGCAAAGAAACCAAGAAGTCTGAAGAACCAAGAATTCGGAAGAAACCCGGCCCCAAGCCAGGCTGGAAGAACCAGCCGCGCTGTGAGAG GGAGGAGCTGCCCACCATCTACAAGTGCCCTTACCAGGGCTGCACGGCTGTGTACCGAGGGGCCGACGGCATGA
- the ZNF276 gene encoding zinc finger protein 276 isoform X1, protein MKRDRLGRFLSPGAAGPRGGSGGGSGSGRTRGRPSRSGPSVDEAAALVAARLGWGLARARGDPGEDGADEAGTGRALAMGHCRLCHGKFSSRSLRSISGRSPGESSDRPPPGERVFIRDFQHLLGVAVHQDPALSQFVCKNCHAQFYQCHGLLKSFLQRVNVSPTGPRKTGTKVGAKPPPGAEEGACLVDLITSSPQGLRDLVAWVHGHAASCGALPNLQRTLSSEYCGVIQAVWGCDQGHDYTMDADSSCGALLLDSALAVKWTWDKEMAPWLTQHRGSNPTGAAPQSSQGRATTAPAETETLPSTDMAHPSSDVNPVGPGLGPSPRPSFPSSGAPGRLGEKQVPSSTSDDRVKDEFSDLSEGDILSEDENDKKQNAQSSDESFEPYAEKKVSGKKSESKETKKSEEPRIRKKPGPKPGWKNQPRCEREELPTIYKCPYQGCTAVYRGADGMKKHIKEHHEEVRERPCPHPGCNKVFMIDRYLQRHVKLIHTEVRNYICDECGQTFKQRKHLLVHQMRHSGAKPLQCEVCGFQCRQRASLKYHMTKHKAETELDFACDQCGRRFEKAHNLNVHMSMVHPLTQTQDKALPLEPPPGTVEGQAVKPEPT, encoded by the exons ATGAAGCGGGACCGGCTCGGTCGCTTCCTGTCTCCGGGGGCGGCGGGGCCGCGCGGGGGCTCCGgaggcggcagcggcagcggccgGACCCGAGGCCGCCCGTCCCGCAGCGGGCCGAGCGTGGACGAGGCCGCGGCCTTGGTGGCGGCGcggctgggctggggcctggcGCGGGCCCGCGGGGACCCGGGCGAAGACGGCGCCGACGAGGCAG GAACAGGCCGGGCTCTTGCCATGGGCCACTGTCGCCTCTGCCATGGGAAGTTCTCCTCGCGGAGTCTCCGCAGCATTTCTGGCAGGTCCCCTGGGGAGAGCTCAGACAGACCCCCCCCAGGGGAACGAGTTTTCATCAGGGACTTCCAGCATCTGCTGGGGGTGGCCGTCCACCAGGACCCAGCTCTGTCTCAGTTTGTCTGCAAGAACTGCCACGCCCAGTTCTACCAGTGCCACGGCCTCCTCAAGTCCTTCTTGCAGAGAGTCAACGTCTCCCCGACAGGCCCCCGGAAGACTGGCACGAA GGTTGGTGCCAAGCCCCCaccaggggcagaggagggagcgtGTTTGG TGGACCTGATCACTTCGAGCCCCCAGGGCCTGCGCGACTTGGTGGCATGGGTGCATGGACACGCAGCCAGCTGTGGGGCCCTGCCTAACCTCCAGAGGACGTTGTCCTCCGAGTACTGCGGTGTCATCCAAGCTGTTTGGGGCTGTGACCAGGGCCACGACTATACCATGGATGCCGACTCCAGCTGCGGGGCCCTCTTGCTGGACAGTGCATTGGCAGTCAAGTGGACATGGGACAAGGAGATGGCCCCGTGGCTGACCCAGCATCGGGGGTCCAACCCCACTGGGGCTGCCCCTCAGAGTTCCCAGGGCAGAGCAACCACAGCTCCAGCTGAGACCGAGACGCTGCCCAGCACCGACATGGCCCATCCTTCTTCAGATGTCAACCCCGTAGGGCCTGGGCTGGGCCCCTCACCTCGGCCAAGTTTCCCCTCAAGTGGGGCCCCAG GGCGGTTGGGTGAGAAGCAGGTTCCATCTTCAACCTCGGATGATCGGGTAAAAGACGAGTTCAGTGACCTTTCTGAGGG GGACATCCTGAGTGAAGATGAAAATGACAAGAAGCAGAATGCCCAGTCCTCCGACGAATCCTTCGAGCCTTACGCAGAAAAGAA GGTCTCTGGCAAAAAGAGTGAAAGCAAAGAAACCAAGAAGTCTGAAGAACCAAGAATTCGGAAGAAACCCGGCCCCAAGCCAGGCTGGAAGAACCAGCCGCGCTGTGAGAG GGAGGAGCTGCCCACCATCTACAAGTGCCCTTACCAGGGCTGCACGGCTGTGTACCGAGGGGCCGACGGCATGAAG AAGCACATAAAGGAGCACCATGAGGAGGTCAGGGAgaggccctgcccccaccccggctgCAACAAGGTGTTCATGATCGACCGCTATCTGCAGCGCCACGTGAAGCTCATCCACACGG AGGTGCGGAACTACATCTGTGACGAGTGTGGACAGACCTTCAAGCAGCGGAAGCACCTTCTCGTCCACCAGATGCGCCACTCAGGAGCCAAGCCTCTGCA GTGTGAAGTCTGTGGCTTCCAGTGCCGGCAACGGGCGTCTCTCAAGTACCACATGACTAAACACAAGGCTGAGACCGAGCTGGACTTTGCCTGTGACCAGTGTGGCCGGCGGTTCGAGAAGGCCCACAACCTCAATGTGCACATGTCCATGGTCCACCCTCTGACGCAAACCCAGGACAAGGCACTGCCCCTGGAGCCACCGCCTGGGACTGTGGAGGGCCAGGCCGTCAAGCCCGAGCCCACCTGA
- the ZNF276 gene encoding zinc finger protein 276 isoform X2, translating into MKRDRLGRFLSPGAAGPRGGSGGGSGSGRTRGRPSRSGPSVDEAAALVAARLGWGLARARGDPGEDGADEEQAGLLPWATVASAMGSSPRGVSAAFLAGPLGRAQTDPPQGNEFSSGTSSICWGWPSTRTQLCLSLSARTATPSSTSATASSSPSCRESTSPRQAPGRLARMDLITSSPQGLRDLVAWVHGHAASCGALPNLQRTLSSEYCGVIQAVWGCDQGHDYTMDADSSCGALLLDSALAVKWTWDKEMAPWLTQHRGSNPTGAAPQSSQGRATTAPAETETLPSTDMAHPSSDVNPVGPGLGPSPRPSFPSSGAPGRLGEKQVPSSTSDDRVKDEFSDLSEGDILSEDENDKKQNAQSSDESFEPYAEKKVSGKKSESKETKKSEEPRIRKKPGPKPGWKNQPRCEREELPTIYKCPYQGCTAVYRGADGMKKHIKEHHEEVRERPCPHPGCNKVFMIDRYLQRHVKLIHTEVRNYICDECGQTFKQRKHLLVHQMRHSGAKPLQCEVCGFQCRQRASLKYHMTKHKAETELDFACDQCGRRFEKAHNLNVHMSMVHPLTQTQDKALPLEPPPGTVEGQAVKPEPT; encoded by the exons ATGAAGCGGGACCGGCTCGGTCGCTTCCTGTCTCCGGGGGCGGCGGGGCCGCGCGGGGGCTCCGgaggcggcagcggcagcggccgGACCCGAGGCCGCCCGTCCCGCAGCGGGCCGAGCGTGGACGAGGCCGCGGCCTTGGTGGCGGCGcggctgggctggggcctggcGCGGGCCCGCGGGGACCCGGGCGAAGACGGCGCCGACGAG GAACAGGCCGGGCTCTTGCCATGGGCCACTGTCGCCTCTGCCATGGGAAGTTCTCCTCGCGGAGTCTCCGCAGCATTTCTGGCAGGTCCCCTGGGGAGAGCTCAGACAGACCCCCCCCAGGGGAACGAGTTTTCATCAGGGACTTCCAGCATCTGCTGGGGGTGGCCGTCCACCAGGACCCAGCTCTGTCTCAGTTTGTCTGCAAGAACTGCCACGCCCAGTTCTACCAGTGCCACGGCCTCCTCAAGTCCTTCTTGCAGAGAGTCAACGTCTCCCCGACAGGCCCCCGGAAGACTGGCACGAA TGGACCTGATCACTTCGAGCCCCCAGGGCCTGCGCGACTTGGTGGCATGGGTGCATGGACACGCAGCCAGCTGTGGGGCCCTGCCTAACCTCCAGAGGACGTTGTCCTCCGAGTACTGCGGTGTCATCCAAGCTGTTTGGGGCTGTGACCAGGGCCACGACTATACCATGGATGCCGACTCCAGCTGCGGGGCCCTCTTGCTGGACAGTGCATTGGCAGTCAAGTGGACATGGGACAAGGAGATGGCCCCGTGGCTGACCCAGCATCGGGGGTCCAACCCCACTGGGGCTGCCCCTCAGAGTTCCCAGGGCAGAGCAACCACAGCTCCAGCTGAGACCGAGACGCTGCCCAGCACCGACATGGCCCATCCTTCTTCAGATGTCAACCCCGTAGGGCCTGGGCTGGGCCCCTCACCTCGGCCAAGTTTCCCCTCAAGTGGGGCCCCAG GGCGGTTGGGTGAGAAGCAGGTTCCATCTTCAACCTCGGATGATCGGGTAAAAGACGAGTTCAGTGACCTTTCTGAGGG GGACATCCTGAGTGAAGATGAAAATGACAAGAAGCAGAATGCCCAGTCCTCCGACGAATCCTTCGAGCCTTACGCAGAAAAGAA GGTCTCTGGCAAAAAGAGTGAAAGCAAAGAAACCAAGAAGTCTGAAGAACCAAGAATTCGGAAGAAACCCGGCCCCAAGCCAGGCTGGAAGAACCAGCCGCGCTGTGAGAG GGAGGAGCTGCCCACCATCTACAAGTGCCCTTACCAGGGCTGCACGGCTGTGTACCGAGGGGCCGACGGCATGAAG AAGCACATAAAGGAGCACCATGAGGAGGTCAGGGAgaggccctgcccccaccccggctgCAACAAGGTGTTCATGATCGACCGCTATCTGCAGCGCCACGTGAAGCTCATCCACACGG AGGTGCGGAACTACATCTGTGACGAGTGTGGACAGACCTTCAAGCAGCGGAAGCACCTTCTCGTCCACCAGATGCGCCACTCAGGAGCCAAGCCTCTGCA GTGTGAAGTCTGTGGCTTCCAGTGCCGGCAACGGGCGTCTCTCAAGTACCACATGACTAAACACAAGGCTGAGACCGAGCTGGACTTTGCCTGTGACCAGTGTGGCCGGCGGTTCGAGAAGGCCCACAACCTCAATGTGCACATGTCCATGGTCCACCCTCTGACGCAAACCCAGGACAAGGCACTGCCCCTGGAGCCACCGCCTGGGACTGTGGAGGGCCAGGCCGTCAAGCCCGAGCCCACCTGA
- the ZNF276 gene encoding zinc finger protein 276 isoform X4 produces MGHCRLCHGKFSSRSLRSISGRSPGESSDRPPPGERVFIRDFQHLLGVAVHQDPALSQFVCKNCHAQFYQCHGLLKSFLQRVNVSPTGPRKTGTKVGAKPPPGAEEGACLVDLITSSPQGLRDLVAWVHGHAASCGALPNLQRTLSSEYCGVIQAVWGCDQGHDYTMDADSSCGALLLDSALAVKWTWDKEMAPWLTQHRGSNPTGAAPQSSQGRATTAPAETETLPSTDMAHPSSDVNPVGPGLGPSPRPSFPSSGAPGRLGEKQVPSSTSDDRVKDEFSDLSEGDILSEDENDKKQNAQSSDESFEPYAEKKVSGKKSESKETKKSEEPRIRKKPGPKPGWKNQPRCEREELPTIYKCPYQGCTAVYRGADGMKKHIKEHHEEVRERPCPHPGCNKVFMIDRYLQRHVKLIHTEVRNYICDECGQTFKQRKHLLVHQMRHSGAKPLQCEVCGFQCRQRASLKYHMTKHKAETELDFACDQCGRRFEKAHNLNVHMSMVHPLTQTQDKALPLEPPPGTVEGQAVKPEPT; encoded by the exons ATGGGCCACTGTCGCCTCTGCCATGGGAAGTTCTCCTCGCGGAGTCTCCGCAGCATTTCTGGCAGGTCCCCTGGGGAGAGCTCAGACAGACCCCCCCCAGGGGAACGAGTTTTCATCAGGGACTTCCAGCATCTGCTGGGGGTGGCCGTCCACCAGGACCCAGCTCTGTCTCAGTTTGTCTGCAAGAACTGCCACGCCCAGTTCTACCAGTGCCACGGCCTCCTCAAGTCCTTCTTGCAGAGAGTCAACGTCTCCCCGACAGGCCCCCGGAAGACTGGCACGAA GGTTGGTGCCAAGCCCCCaccaggggcagaggagggagcgtGTTTGG TGGACCTGATCACTTCGAGCCCCCAGGGCCTGCGCGACTTGGTGGCATGGGTGCATGGACACGCAGCCAGCTGTGGGGCCCTGCCTAACCTCCAGAGGACGTTGTCCTCCGAGTACTGCGGTGTCATCCAAGCTGTTTGGGGCTGTGACCAGGGCCACGACTATACCATGGATGCCGACTCCAGCTGCGGGGCCCTCTTGCTGGACAGTGCATTGGCAGTCAAGTGGACATGGGACAAGGAGATGGCCCCGTGGCTGACCCAGCATCGGGGGTCCAACCCCACTGGGGCTGCCCCTCAGAGTTCCCAGGGCAGAGCAACCACAGCTCCAGCTGAGACCGAGACGCTGCCCAGCACCGACATGGCCCATCCTTCTTCAGATGTCAACCCCGTAGGGCCTGGGCTGGGCCCCTCACCTCGGCCAAGTTTCCCCTCAAGTGGGGCCCCAG GGCGGTTGGGTGAGAAGCAGGTTCCATCTTCAACCTCGGATGATCGGGTAAAAGACGAGTTCAGTGACCTTTCTGAGGG GGACATCCTGAGTGAAGATGAAAATGACAAGAAGCAGAATGCCCAGTCCTCCGACGAATCCTTCGAGCCTTACGCAGAAAAGAA GGTCTCTGGCAAAAAGAGTGAAAGCAAAGAAACCAAGAAGTCTGAAGAACCAAGAATTCGGAAGAAACCCGGCCCCAAGCCAGGCTGGAAGAACCAGCCGCGCTGTGAGAG GGAGGAGCTGCCCACCATCTACAAGTGCCCTTACCAGGGCTGCACGGCTGTGTACCGAGGGGCCGACGGCATGAAG AAGCACATAAAGGAGCACCATGAGGAGGTCAGGGAgaggccctgcccccaccccggctgCAACAAGGTGTTCATGATCGACCGCTATCTGCAGCGCCACGTGAAGCTCATCCACACGG AGGTGCGGAACTACATCTGTGACGAGTGTGGACAGACCTTCAAGCAGCGGAAGCACCTTCTCGTCCACCAGATGCGCCACTCAGGAGCCAAGCCTCTGCA GTGTGAAGTCTGTGGCTTCCAGTGCCGGCAACGGGCGTCTCTCAAGTACCACATGACTAAACACAAGGCTGAGACCGAGCTGGACTTTGCCTGTGACCAGTGTGGCCGGCGGTTCGAGAAGGCCCACAACCTCAATGTGCACATGTCCATGGTCCACCCTCTGACGCAAACCCAGGACAAGGCACTGCCCCTGGAGCCACCGCCTGGGACTGTGGAGGGCCAGGCCGTCAAGCCCGAGCCCACCTGA
- the ZNF276 gene encoding zinc finger protein 276 isoform X5 translates to MFSWEPRARALLLAPMWACVYGVYMGRLHGGSFTGAGRMLGRWQNMGLPSPGPCCSFPRSLCLPCPVRRAASPADLMSPVLAQEQAGLLPWATVASAMGSSPRGVSAAFLAGPLGRAQTDPPQGNEFSSGTSSICWGWPSTRTQLCLSLSARTATPSSTSATASSSPSCRESTSPRQAPGRLARMDLITSSPQGLRDLVAWVHGHAASCGALPNLQRTLSSEYCGVIQAVWGCDQGHDYTMDADSSCGALLLDSALAVKWTWDKEMAPWLTQHRGSNPTGAAPQSSQGRATTAPAETETLPSTDMAHPSSDVNPVGPGLGPSPRPSFPSSGAPGRLGEKQVPSSTSDDRVKDEFSDLSEGDILSEDENDKKQNAQSSDESFEPYAEKKVSGKKSESKETKKSEEPRIRKKPGPKPGWKNQPRCEREELPTIYKCPYQGCTAVYRGADGMKKHIKEHHEEVRERPCPHPGCNKVFMIDRYLQRHVKLIHTEVRNYICDECGQTFKQRKHLLVHQMRHSGAKPLQCEVCGFQCRQRASLKYHMTKHKAETELDFACDQCGRRFEKAHNLNVHMSMVHPLTQTQDKALPLEPPPGTVEGQAVKPEPT, encoded by the exons ATGTTCAGctgggagcccagagccagagccTTGCTTTTGGCCCCGATGTGGGCGTGTGTCTACGGCGTGTATATGGGGAGGCTCCATGGAGGGTCCTTCACTGGAGCTGGGAGGatgctgggaagatggcagaacatgggcctcccctcccctgggccaTGTTGCTCCTTTCCTAGGAGCTTGTGTCTTCCATGCCCTGTGCGGCGAGCTGCCTCGCCTGCTGACTTGATGTCTCCTGTGCTTGCCCAGGAACAGGCCGGGCTCTTGCCATGGGCCACTGTCGCCTCTGCCATGGGAAGTTCTCCTCGCGGAGTCTCCGCAGCATTTCTGGCAGGTCCCCTGGGGAGAGCTCAGACAGACCCCCCCCAGGGGAACGAGTTTTCATCAGGGACTTCCAGCATCTGCTGGGGGTGGCCGTCCACCAGGACCCAGCTCTGTCTCAGTTTGTCTGCAAGAACTGCCACGCCCAGTTCTACCAGTGCCACGGCCTCCTCAAGTCCTTCTTGCAGAGAGTCAACGTCTCCCCGACAGGCCCCCGGAAGACTGGCACGAA TGGACCTGATCACTTCGAGCCCCCAGGGCCTGCGCGACTTGGTGGCATGGGTGCATGGACACGCAGCCAGCTGTGGGGCCCTGCCTAACCTCCAGAGGACGTTGTCCTCCGAGTACTGCGGTGTCATCCAAGCTGTTTGGGGCTGTGACCAGGGCCACGACTATACCATGGATGCCGACTCCAGCTGCGGGGCCCTCTTGCTGGACAGTGCATTGGCAGTCAAGTGGACATGGGACAAGGAGATGGCCCCGTGGCTGACCCAGCATCGGGGGTCCAACCCCACTGGGGCTGCCCCTCAGAGTTCCCAGGGCAGAGCAACCACAGCTCCAGCTGAGACCGAGACGCTGCCCAGCACCGACATGGCCCATCCTTCTTCAGATGTCAACCCCGTAGGGCCTGGGCTGGGCCCCTCACCTCGGCCAAGTTTCCCCTCAAGTGGGGCCCCAG GGCGGTTGGGTGAGAAGCAGGTTCCATCTTCAACCTCGGATGATCGGGTAAAAGACGAGTTCAGTGACCTTTCTGAGGG GGACATCCTGAGTGAAGATGAAAATGACAAGAAGCAGAATGCCCAGTCCTCCGACGAATCCTTCGAGCCTTACGCAGAAAAGAA GGTCTCTGGCAAAAAGAGTGAAAGCAAAGAAACCAAGAAGTCTGAAGAACCAAGAATTCGGAAGAAACCCGGCCCCAAGCCAGGCTGGAAGAACCAGCCGCGCTGTGAGAG GGAGGAGCTGCCCACCATCTACAAGTGCCCTTACCAGGGCTGCACGGCTGTGTACCGAGGGGCCGACGGCATGAAG AAGCACATAAAGGAGCACCATGAGGAGGTCAGGGAgaggccctgcccccaccccggctgCAACAAGGTGTTCATGATCGACCGCTATCTGCAGCGCCACGTGAAGCTCATCCACACGG AGGTGCGGAACTACATCTGTGACGAGTGTGGACAGACCTTCAAGCAGCGGAAGCACCTTCTCGTCCACCAGATGCGCCACTCAGGAGCCAAGCCTCTGCA GTGTGAAGTCTGTGGCTTCCAGTGCCGGCAACGGGCGTCTCTCAAGTACCACATGACTAAACACAAGGCTGAGACCGAGCTGGACTTTGCCTGTGACCAGTGTGGCCGGCGGTTCGAGAAGGCCCACAACCTCAATGTGCACATGTCCATGGTCCACCCTCTGACGCAAACCCAGGACAAGGCACTGCCCCTGGAGCCACCGCCTGGGACTGTGGAGGGCCAGGCCGTCAAGCCCGAGCCCACCTGA